The Peribacillus sp. FSL E2-0218 genome contains a region encoding:
- a CDS encoding Ger(x)C family spore germination protein, with protein sequence MKKYLFWCIFMLILLLYNSIETKILEDIQHVSAIGYDYVDEHRMKGTAAAPFYPAGIDVQPLDAFFTAVGHTFLDILQKQQLESQRKLVTGRLQNFLISKELAKHGVAELTDPLGRSTDIGRDVYMAVVDGSVEDLLTFKYPNAPTSAEYLSDFMERNLKDMIPKPTVHVFLDQYNGFVQDPFLPIIEKKHDHIRYKGLALFKNDHYVGELSNKESYLFKLLYEKTKTGTDQFSLKNKKYIAIQNIRSKVKYKVSGSQDDPRVDVHVSFLGEVKDAPSISVGKGTLKEMEQAWSKGATVRATKMMNKFQELEVDPLGITEKARSHFRNFDKKAWDQRYPTVPIKFHMKIRITNTGISNK encoded by the coding sequence ATGAAAAAATACCTTTTTTGGTGCATTTTTATGCTTATCCTGCTGCTCTATAATTCAATTGAAACGAAGATACTTGAAGATATCCAGCATGTGTCTGCCATTGGTTATGACTATGTGGACGAGCACCGGATGAAGGGAACGGCCGCCGCTCCATTCTATCCTGCCGGCATAGATGTTCAGCCGCTCGATGCTTTTTTTACGGCGGTTGGCCATACCTTTCTGGACATCTTGCAAAAGCAGCAGCTGGAGTCCCAACGAAAGCTCGTCACGGGGCGTTTGCAAAATTTTTTAATTAGTAAAGAACTGGCAAAACACGGAGTAGCTGAGCTTACCGATCCGCTCGGGCGATCAACTGATATAGGCAGAGATGTGTACATGGCGGTAGTCGACGGGAGTGTAGAGGACCTGTTGACCTTTAAGTATCCTAATGCACCGACATCTGCAGAATATCTTTCCGATTTCATGGAGAGAAATTTGAAAGACATGATCCCGAAACCGACGGTTCATGTCTTCCTGGATCAGTATAACGGCTTTGTACAAGATCCCTTTCTGCCCATTATTGAAAAAAAGCATGACCATATTCGATATAAGGGCCTTGCTCTTTTTAAAAATGATCACTACGTAGGGGAGTTGTCCAATAAGGAAAGTTATTTATTTAAACTTCTTTACGAAAAGACCAAAACAGGTACAGATCAATTCAGCCTGAAGAACAAAAAATACATAGCCATTCAAAATATCCGCTCGAAAGTGAAATATAAGGTGTCCGGCAGTCAAGATGATCCGCGGGTCGACGTTCATGTCTCGTTTTTAGGAGAGGTTAAAGATGCGCCAAGCATATCGGTAGGGAAGGGCACATTGAAGGAAATGGAGCAGGCATGGAGTAAAGGAGCGACGGTAAGGGCAACCAAGATGATGAATAAATTTCAAGAGCTGGAGGTTGATCCGCTTGGTATCACAGAAAAGGCGCGGAGCCATTTTCGGAACTTCGATAAAAAAGCCTGGGACCAACGATACCCGACGGTTCCGATTAAATTTCATATGAAGATCCGTATAACAAACACCGGCATTTCGAATAAATAG
- a CDS encoding glutathionylspermidine synthase family protein produces MEKKDEAHYLLKWIELNDKLVKKGFTWGSVEEDEDWHQYMSYDIHTYSQREIDRINRVTNKIGNVYNKMYHKLLDGSQESNVWKSQLGLPVHTWDAANVPSDFFSYFTRMDFIVNEDEIKLVEVNCDTPTGYIESSIVNQIICEEYGFVSPNKLEENIKRTWAIISKQYNLSNDDTVHFTSYGWHDEDRETVLFNLNNSGLHNTKFIAIEDIIVSDEGLFDQEGDRINFLYRLYPLEYLVDDKDSAGREIGLSFLQHIADGRVILINPPGAFLMQSKAVLALIWSLRDDSGIFSFEERESIRNHFLPTYLKGDFPFENEAYVAKPIYGREGGSVEIFDSFSKLVEKDEEDYYAEWQKVYQQYVEMPNKTVNTWDGEYSGKMLVGSFLIGGEASGLFLRVGEKITGNLSMFCPVAIEKW; encoded by the coding sequence ATGGAAAAAAAGGATGAAGCACACTATCTGTTAAAGTGGATTGAACTTAACGATAAACTGGTCAAAAAGGGCTTTACCTGGGGCAGTGTAGAAGAAGATGAAGATTGGCACCAATATATGTCATATGATATACATACATATTCTCAACGGGAAATAGACAGGATTAATCGTGTTACCAATAAAATAGGGAATGTATACAATAAAATGTATCACAAACTGCTGGACGGCTCTCAAGAAAGTAACGTCTGGAAGTCCCAACTGGGTTTGCCTGTCCATACCTGGGATGCTGCCAATGTTCCCAGTGATTTTTTTAGCTACTTTACAAGAATGGATTTCATTGTTAATGAAGATGAAATCAAGCTGGTTGAAGTGAATTGTGATACACCGACAGGATACATAGAATCATCCATCGTTAATCAAATCATATGTGAAGAATATGGATTTGTATCTCCGAATAAACTTGAGGAAAATATCAAAAGAACGTGGGCAATCATCAGCAAACAATATAATCTATCAAATGATGATACCGTTCATTTTACCTCCTACGGCTGGCATGATGAAGACCGTGAAACTGTGCTATTCAATTTAAATAATAGCGGATTACATAACACTAAATTCATAGCTATTGAAGATATCATCGTTTCGGATGAGGGGCTGTTCGACCAAGAAGGGGATAGGATTAACTTCTTGTATCGACTGTATCCGCTTGAATACTTAGTTGATGATAAAGATTCTGCCGGAAGGGAAATTGGTCTCTCTTTTTTACAACATATTGCTGATGGTAGGGTGATATTAATAAATCCGCCCGGCGCCTTCCTTATGCAGTCTAAAGCGGTTTTAGCATTGATATGGTCTCTGCGGGATGATAGCGGGATTTTCAGCTTTGAAGAAAGAGAAAGCATCCGTAATCATTTTTTGCCCACTTATTTAAAAGGTGATTTTCCTTTTGAGAATGAAGCGTATGTAGCAAAGCCAATTTACGGGCGCGAAGGCGGAAGTGTAGAGATTTTTGACAGCTTTTCCAAGTTAGTCGAAAAAGATGAAGAAGATTATTACGCAGAATGGCAAAAGGTTTATCAACAATATGTAGAGATGCCCAATAAAACGGTGAATACTTGGGACGGAGAATATAGCGGCAAAATGCTTGTAGGTTCTTTCTTAATTGGAGGAGAAGCTAGTGGCTTGTTCCTTCGTGTAGGTGAAAAAATAACCGGCAATCTTTCCATGTTTTGTCCAGTGGCCATTGAGAAGTGGTAA
- a CDS encoding response regulator transcription factor, which yields MTKKILIVDDESSIRDVCKRYLQREGYLTIEASDGEEAIAKWKKQKPDLVILDLMMPYKTGWEVCQEIREVDDVPIIMLTARGEEQDRLMGLTNGAEDYVTKPFSPRELILRVKSIFRLLGRNPLHTENREDKVKLVQYGELEVNEVTRTVYLSQNPVELTMKEFDILWLLINHPKQVFSRSQLLDKVWNMEFEGDTTTVTVHMRRLREKLERDPSNPQMLKTVWGVGYKFESGDEE from the coding sequence ATGACAAAAAAGATATTGATTGTAGATGATGAAAGCAGCATAAGAGATGTTTGTAAAAGGTATTTACAAAGGGAGGGCTACCTCACCATTGAAGCGAGTGATGGCGAGGAGGCCATTGCCAAATGGAAAAAACAAAAGCCAGATTTGGTTATTCTGGATTTAATGATGCCTTATAAAACTGGATGGGAAGTGTGCCAGGAAATACGTGAGGTGGATGATGTACCGATCATCATGTTAACGGCAAGAGGGGAAGAGCAGGATAGGCTGATGGGACTGACAAATGGAGCAGAAGACTATGTTACCAAACCGTTTAGCCCGAGGGAACTCATATTGCGGGTTAAATCGATCTTCCGCCTGCTGGGAAGAAATCCGTTACACACGGAAAATAGGGAAGACAAAGTTAAACTGGTCCAATACGGGGAGCTAGAGGTTAATGAAGTAACAAGAACGGTTTATCTCAGTCAAAATCCAGTTGAATTGACCATGAAGGAGTTTGACATCCTCTGGCTCTTGATTAACCATCCAAAGCAAGTTTTCTCCCGCTCCCAACTATTGGATAAAGTTTGGAATATGGAGTTTGAGGGAGATACAACAACGGTGACTGTCCATATGAGGCGATTGCGTGAGAAACTGGAGCGTGATCCATCCAACCCTCAAATGCTTAAGACGGTTTGGGGAGTGGGTTACAAGTTTGAAAGCGGGGATGAAGAATGA
- a CDS encoding fumarylacetoacetate hydrolase family protein, whose protein sequence is MQVLQKTQKIVRYQNQEGNIHYGIVEDDSILQLSSSFAELVNKEIKYDGVKVKYSDVKILEPVKPSKVVNFGWTYAGHAKETGGEANLVEPFLFLKPLSSLIADKETIVLPPAELTNQVELEGEVALIIGKRGKNIKEEDALDYVFGCTIFNDVTARDLTKKDPQFTRGKGFDTFGPLGPCIVTGVDPTNLRIVTTLNGRVVQDGNTNEMSLSIPYLISWLSQVMTLEPGDILATGSPSGSCPVQSGDEIVVEVENIGQLSNNVQ, encoded by the coding sequence ATGCAAGTCTTACAAAAAACACAAAAAATAGTACGCTATCAAAATCAAGAAGGCAATATACATTACGGAATTGTTGAGGATGATTCAATATTACAATTATCGAGCAGTTTCGCCGAACTAGTCAACAAGGAAATTAAGTATGACGGGGTTAAGGTGAAATATAGCGATGTTAAAATTCTGGAACCTGTAAAACCTTCCAAAGTGGTCAATTTCGGGTGGACATATGCAGGGCATGCAAAGGAAACAGGGGGAGAGGCAAACCTTGTTGAACCATTTTTATTCTTAAAGCCATTATCTTCACTTATTGCAGACAAGGAAACGATTGTGCTTCCTCCAGCCGAATTAACCAACCAAGTGGAACTTGAAGGCGAAGTGGCCTTGATCATTGGGAAGCGCGGAAAAAACATAAAAGAAGAAGATGCGCTTGATTATGTGTTTGGCTGCACGATTTTCAATGATGTCACAGCAAGAGATCTAACAAAAAAAGATCCACAGTTTACGCGGGGTAAAGGATTTGATACGTTCGGGCCTCTAGGGCCGTGCATCGTAACGGGTGTAGATCCGACAAACTTACGGATCGTGACCACTCTAAACGGCCGTGTTGTCCAAGACGGCAATACGAATGAAATGTCTCTGAGCATTCCGTATCTAATCAGCTGGCTTTCACAGGTAATGACACTGGAGCCCGGTGACATTTTGGCAACAGGCTCACCATCCGGCAGCTGCCCAGTCCAATCTGGGGATGAAATCGTTGTGGAAGTCGAGAATATCGGTCAGTTGAGTAATAATGTTCAATAG
- a CDS encoding DUF4272 domain-containing protein has protein sequence MKSSKKRKKASEKILKSLRVPINKHLPIIVDEAAVSLRTKEEIINRIIPLSIAAAKAMEAPPEKIEDFIEKYHANGLFTKEEQKFLSTNPIIENERIQYSWKLECIWLLLWSVNLISDLDAPAGTCDADFVFETVLLSSKQELLEKSAIKPVGEILDILDFTYRAHWAVREAQLNDWVTPSSLEAGVVYERHYTLNWLVNYMEEEWDDVSTST, from the coding sequence ATGAAGAGCTCGAAAAAAAGGAAAAAAGCTTCTGAAAAAATTTTAAAATCCCTAAGGGTGCCGATAAATAAACATTTACCCATAATTGTAGATGAAGCAGCAGTTTCTCTTAGAACGAAAGAAGAGATAATAAACCGAATCATTCCATTATCGATAGCTGCAGCGAAAGCTATGGAGGCTCCGCCAGAAAAAATTGAAGATTTCATTGAGAAGTATCATGCCAATGGATTATTCACGAAAGAGGAGCAAAAGTTTTTATCAACAAACCCTATCATCGAGAATGAGCGGATTCAGTACTCTTGGAAACTCGAATGCATATGGCTTCTACTTTGGTCCGTAAATCTAATTTCCGACCTGGATGCACCAGCGGGTACGTGTGATGCTGACTTTGTTTTTGAAACCGTTCTACTTAGTTCGAAACAAGAGCTGCTGGAAAAATCCGCTATAAAGCCCGTCGGTGAAATATTGGATATTCTTGATTTTACCTACAGGGCACATTGGGCTGTCAGAGAGGCACAATTAAATGATTGGGTAACCCCATCATCGCTAGAGGCAGGTGTAGTCTATGAAAGACATTACACTCTTAATTGGTTAGTAAATTATATGGAAGAAGAATGGGACGATGTAAGTACAAGTACATAA
- a CDS encoding GerAB/ArcD/ProY family transporter, whose translation MLPLPSENRKVSPFFVFYLIVAAQFGLGVFSFQREIVKVVGNDAWIAVFIAGISIHVVLWMIYQILNKGTNDITVIHKELFGKWLGGMLSLALIVYLLTLAISVVRSYTELIQVWIFPQLETWYMALILSVLVYVYVIGGFRIIVGICFLSFIFTTPIFFIMLGFPLRHMQISHLFPIFDHSAAELLSASKTMTYSLTGFETIFFFYPFIKDAPRSQKWGHYGTAYSTISYLVIMIVSLMYFSKNQLLESIWPTLTIWQIADFPFLERFEFLGLSFWLFSVVNSVCLYIWAGTRGLKQLFSLKQKHSLIVILFMTAVAATFLKTREQIDQLNSVMGLVSLYVMYAYIPFIFFYQMIKGKSRRTS comes from the coding sequence ATGCTGCCCTTACCATCCGAGAACCGGAAAGTCTCTCCTTTCTTTGTTTTTTATCTTATCGTCGCTGCGCAATTCGGTCTGGGGGTTTTCAGTTTTCAACGGGAAATTGTTAAAGTTGTGGGAAATGATGCATGGATCGCTGTTTTTATCGCCGGTATCTCGATACACGTTGTCTTGTGGATGATATATCAAATCTTAAATAAAGGAACGAACGATATTACTGTCATCCACAAGGAATTATTTGGAAAATGGCTTGGCGGGATGCTTAGTTTGGCTTTGATCGTTTATTTGTTGACTTTGGCCATCTCCGTCGTTCGCAGTTATACCGAATTGATTCAAGTTTGGATTTTCCCGCAATTGGAAACATGGTATATGGCCTTGATTCTCTCAGTGCTCGTGTATGTCTATGTCATAGGGGGCTTTCGAATCATCGTTGGAATTTGTTTCCTTAGTTTCATATTTACTACGCCTATTTTTTTTATCATGTTAGGTTTCCCTTTACGGCATATGCAAATATCTCATCTTTTTCCTATTTTCGATCATTCCGCGGCAGAGTTGTTATCCGCCTCCAAAACAATGACATATAGCTTGACCGGATTTGAAACGATTTTTTTCTTTTATCCTTTTATAAAAGATGCACCACGATCGCAAAAATGGGGGCATTATGGAACGGCTTATAGTACAATCAGCTATTTAGTCATAATGATTGTTTCCCTTATGTACTTTTCCAAGAATCAATTACTTGAGTCGATTTGGCCTACATTAACCATTTGGCAAATCGCCGATTTTCCTTTCCTTGAAAGGTTTGAGTTCCTAGGGCTTTCTTTCTGGCTGTTTAGCGTCGTGAATAGTGTTTGTTTGTATATTTGGGCAGGCACTAGAGGTTTGAAGCAGCTGTTTAGCTTGAAGCAAAAACATAGTCTTATCGTCATTCTCTTCATGACAGCTGTGGCGGCTACTTTTTTGAAAACCCGCGAGCAAATCGATCAGCTAAATTCTGTAATGGGGTTGGTGAGTCTTTACGTCATGTATGCGTATATTCCGTTTATCTTTTTTTATCAAATGATTAAAGGGAAATCGAGGAGAACGTCATGA
- a CDS encoding spore germination protein: MLKTDSAFQKSELAKLLQACEESADFLTFRLHDSPFFIAYFKTLVKPEIIHHDVLACFKAKNPSALEEIKAILPIDDVSITDNITDIQNKLMTGSLIFYIKEGKPDCLVVPVPSVEKRQVTTPETEYTVAGPKEAFVESLDTNLNLVRKRLPIPELQVKELVVGKLSKTRVAVVYVKGIADPENVKTVIQRINGIDYDEIADTSFLSQMIADNKNSPFPQLIDTERPDRLAAVLAEGKVGIFSDGSPTAISGPVSLITYFTAFEDYLSIWNVASAFRLLRIFAVLFSILATSSYVAILTYHYEMIPRDVLSLLITSRGTIPFPPFLEAILLELAIELLREAGARLPTKIGQTIGIVGGIVLGTAAVQAGLTSNVLLIVVATGALASFTTPIYQVSSVIRLIRFPFILFAHLLGLVGVAVCFALLISHLLKLTSLGRPFLEPIYPLRVEDFKDSIIRLPFSKQALRPLQIRAQDRQRFQQEASQKKDWDIDD, translated from the coding sequence ATGCTGAAAACTGATTCAGCTTTTCAAAAAAGCGAGCTTGCCAAGCTTTTACAAGCGTGTGAAGAGTCGGCAGACTTTCTTACTTTTAGGCTTCATGACTCGCCCTTTTTCATTGCCTATTTTAAAACGTTGGTGAAACCTGAGATCATTCATCATGATGTCCTTGCTTGCTTTAAAGCAAAGAATCCTTCTGCTTTGGAGGAAATAAAAGCAATATTGCCAATCGATGATGTTTCTATAACGGACAATATTACCGATATACAAAATAAATTAATGACCGGAAGCTTGATTTTTTACATAAAAGAAGGGAAACCGGACTGCCTGGTGGTTCCGGTGCCTTCCGTTGAAAAGCGGCAAGTAACAACCCCGGAAACGGAATATACGGTTGCCGGACCGAAGGAAGCTTTTGTGGAATCACTTGATACGAATTTAAATCTTGTTCGTAAACGCTTGCCTATTCCCGAACTGCAGGTAAAGGAACTGGTGGTCGGAAAGCTATCGAAAACCCGGGTCGCAGTCGTCTATGTGAAAGGTATCGCCGACCCTGAAAATGTGAAAACGGTCATCCAGCGGATTAATGGAATCGACTATGATGAAATCGCCGATACTTCGTTTCTTAGCCAAATGATTGCTGATAATAAAAACTCGCCATTCCCGCAGTTAATTGATACAGAGAGGCCAGATCGGCTTGCGGCCGTACTCGCAGAAGGGAAGGTTGGCATTTTTTCGGATGGGTCGCCCACTGCGATATCGGGTCCCGTTTCACTAATAACTTATTTCACGGCATTTGAGGATTACCTCTCCATTTGGAATGTCGCTTCCGCTTTCCGGCTGCTTAGGATTTTTGCGGTTCTGTTCTCCATTTTAGCCACATCATCTTATGTAGCCATATTAACTTATCATTATGAAATGATCCCCCGTGATGTACTGAGCTTGCTGATAACATCACGGGGAACCATTCCTTTTCCGCCTTTTTTGGAAGCGATCCTTCTTGAATTGGCGATTGAGCTTTTGCGGGAAGCTGGTGCGCGGCTGCCGACAAAGATTGGCCAAACAATTGGTATTGTCGGCGGTATAGTGCTCGGAACAGCGGCTGTTCAAGCAGGCTTGACGAGCAATGTACTGCTTATTGTCGTGGCTACGGGTGCGCTTGCTTCCTTCACTACACCTATCTACCAGGTCAGTAGCGTGATCCGCCTCATTCGCTTTCCATTTATCTTGTTTGCTCATCTGCTGGGCCTTGTCGGAGTCGCCGTCTGCTTTGCTTTGCTTATTTCTCATTTATTAAAGCTAACTTCTCTCGGCCGCCCATTCCTTGAGCCCATCTATCCATTGCGCGTGGAGGACTTCAAGGACTCGATCATCCGGCTGCCATTCAGCAAGCAAGCACTCCGTCCTCTGCAAATAAGGGCGCAAGATCGTCAGAGATTTCAGCAGGAGGCTTCACAAAAAAAAGATTGGGATATTGACGACTAA
- a CDS encoding cytidine deaminase, whose translation MKTYPLTESDFALIDEAKKVITTLYEDDRHHVGAALKTKSGDIVSAVHMEAYIGRVSVCAEAIAIGKAISNGEKYFDTIVAVRHPYSDEKNRRLKVVSPCGMCRELISDYSPDCFIVLEMEGELQKTKISELIPLKYSRES comes from the coding sequence ATGAAAACGTATCCTTTAACAGAAAGTGATTTTGCATTAATAGATGAAGCTAAAAAAGTAATTACAACCCTCTATGAAGATGATAGACATCATGTGGGAGCAGCATTAAAAACAAAGTCGGGGGATATTGTTTCAGCGGTACATATGGAAGCATATATCGGGCGGGTTTCAGTATGTGCTGAAGCTATCGCGATTGGAAAGGCAATTTCGAACGGAGAAAAATACTTTGATACGATTGTTGCAGTAAGACATCCCTATTCTGATGAAAAGAATAGAAGGTTAAAAGTAGTAAGTCCGTGCGGAATGTGCCGGGAATTAATTTCCGATTATTCACCAGATTGTTTTATTGTTTTGGAAATGGAAGGAGAGTTACAGAAAACGAAAATCAGTGAGCTGATTCCACTTAAATACAGTCGGGAATCATGA
- a CDS encoding IS1182 family transposase — MLSKHDSIQRDQLEMITLDQLVPPNHLVRKMEAAIDFTFIYDLVKDMYSEVGRPSIDPVILVKLTFIQYTFGIRSMRKTIEEVETNMAYRWFLGYGFHDKVPHFSTFGKNYERRFKDTDLFEQIFCRILMTAANKKLISVEHVFVDSTHVKASANKRKFEKKIVRKETRAYQGRLQEEINQDRENHGKKPFPPDKFDKEETKAIKESTTDPESGYYVKDERTKQFAYSFHAAADGNGFVLGTIVTPGNTHDSHILEPLVEQVIEKVGKPEAVAADAAYKTPAITSYLFNKEITPALPYTRPRTKEGFFRKHDYVYDEHFDCYLCPSGETLKYSTTNKEGYREYKSPKQICATCSFLSRCTESKDHQKVVTRHIWQAYVEEADHLRHHQEVKPIYAKRKETIERVFADAKEKHGMRWTTLRGLKKLSMQAMLTFAAMNLKKMATWTWQGPKTA; from the coding sequence ATGCTTTCTAAACATGATTCTATTCAGCGAGATCAACTTGAAATGATTACTTTAGATCAACTGGTGCCACCGAACCATTTGGTTCGTAAAATGGAGGCTGCCATTGACTTCACTTTCATTTATGACTTGGTGAAAGATATGTACTCAGAGGTAGGACGCCCAAGTATTGATCCAGTTATTTTAGTTAAACTGACTTTCATTCAATATACCTTCGGTATTCGTTCCATGCGTAAAACGATTGAAGAAGTTGAAACCAATATGGCTTATCGTTGGTTCTTAGGCTATGGTTTCCATGATAAAGTGCCTCATTTCTCTACGTTCGGAAAAAATTATGAGCGACGCTTTAAAGATACAGACCTGTTTGAACAGATTTTCTGTCGCATTTTAATGACAGCTGCTAATAAAAAGTTAATAAGTGTAGAACACGTTTTCGTGGATTCCACACATGTGAAAGCCAGTGCGAATAAACGGAAATTTGAAAAGAAAATCGTTCGTAAAGAAACACGAGCGTATCAAGGACGTCTTCAAGAAGAAATCAATCAAGATCGTGAAAACCACGGAAAGAAGCCTTTTCCACCAGATAAATTTGATAAGGAAGAAACCAAAGCAATTAAAGAAAGTACTACGGATCCTGAGAGTGGCTACTATGTGAAAGATGAACGAACAAAACAGTTTGCCTATTCATTCCATGCGGCCGCAGACGGCAACGGTTTTGTATTGGGAACGATTGTAACACCTGGTAATACACATGACAGTCATATTTTGGAGCCACTTGTTGAGCAAGTGATTGAGAAAGTTGGAAAACCAGAAGCAGTTGCCGCAGATGCAGCTTATAAAACACCAGCGATTACAAGCTACCTATTTAACAAAGAAATCACACCTGCTTTACCCTATACACGTCCTCGTACAAAAGAAGGATTCTTTCGCAAACATGACTATGTTTACGATGAACACTTTGATTGTTACCTTTGCCCTTCGGGAGAAACTTTAAAGTACTCAACAACAAATAAAGAGGGCTATCGCGAGTACAAATCGCCCAAACAAATTTGTGCAACATGCTCATTTTTATCACGGTGTACGGAAAGCAAAGACCATCAAAAAGTAGTGACACGGCATATCTGGCAAGCATATGTGGAAGAAGCAGATCATCTGCGTCATCATCAAGAGGTAAAACCTATATATGCGAAACGCAAAGAAACGATTGAGCGTGTATTCGCAGATGCAAAAGAAAAGCATGGTATGCGTTGGACTACTTTAAGGGGACTTAAAAAATTGTCGATGCAGGCGATGCTTACTTTCGCTGCCATGAATTTAAAGAAGATGGCCACTTGGACATGGCAAGGTCCTAAAACGGCTTAA
- a CDS encoding ATP-binding protein — MKIRTQLLLANIASIGVIVIFLIFSYVEMVLPPTIFNLLVIITLIATVISILVHLYLTKPILKSIQDISAGVEKIREGDFNCRINGSNIIELNTMASNFNDMNEQLLKSFENLSKSEASRKQLVANISHDLRTPIASIKAFSEALEDGVVEDKETFKQYLRTLGLETQRLSELIDELFQLSQLDADGITLEKQPYHIDQLILETLQNQLFQIEEKKLNIEVDLPEQSEPVLISPSKMKQAVINLLENAIRYSPMNGTMKITGRRYKNGYIKISITDEGEGIPEEDMPYVFERLYRVEKSRNRETGGSGLGLAIAKSIIELHDGEIGVERNDKAGCTFWFTLTRTGQGPLK; from the coding sequence ATGAAAATAAGAACCCAGCTCCTTTTGGCTAACATCGCAAGCATTGGGGTAATTGTGATTTTCTTGATCTTCAGTTATGTTGAAATGGTACTGCCCCCGACGATTTTTAATTTGTTAGTCATCATTACGTTAATTGCTACAGTAATATCCATCCTGGTACATTTGTACCTGACTAAGCCCATTTTAAAATCCATTCAGGATATATCAGCCGGTGTCGAGAAAATTCGGGAAGGGGACTTTAATTGCAGGATAAACGGAAGTAATATTATTGAGTTAAACACAATGGCCTCGAATTTTAATGATATGAATGAGCAATTACTAAAAAGTTTTGAAAATCTGTCTAAATCCGAAGCCTCAAGAAAGCAATTGGTTGCAAATATATCACACGATCTACGAACACCGATCGCTTCCATCAAGGCCTTTTCCGAAGCGCTTGAAGATGGTGTCGTAGAAGACAAAGAAACCTTCAAGCAATATTTAAGGACACTAGGTCTTGAAACCCAACGGCTTAGCGAATTAATAGACGAACTCTTTCAACTGTCTCAGCTTGATGCAGATGGGATCACTCTTGAGAAACAACCATACCATATAGATCAGCTGATCCTTGAGACACTCCAAAATCAGTTGTTTCAAATTGAAGAAAAGAAGCTCAATATAGAAGTGGACTTACCAGAACAATCGGAACCGGTTTTAATATCCCCATCAAAAATGAAACAAGCTGTCATCAATTTATTGGAAAATGCAATTCGATACTCCCCAATGAATGGTACCATGAAAATCACAGGAAGAAGATACAAGAACGGATATATAAAAATATCCATAACCGATGAAGGCGAGGGGATACCAGAAGAAGATATGCCTTATGTTTTCGAACGCTTATATCGTGTGGAGAAATCCAGAAATAGAGAAACAGGTGGATCCGGGCTAGGGCTGGCAATAGCCAAGTCCATTATCGAACTGCATGATGGTGAAATAGGAGTCGAACGGAACGACAAGGCAGGCTGCACATTTTGGTTCACTCTTACAAGAACTGGCCAAGGGCCTTTAAAGTAG
- a CDS encoding DUF3885 domain-containing protein: MLLNDFMSQNFPNLELRPPLFYNWKVGIRFELGVDYDSDDAHENSPYIQGVYNRAITLFKSLHNLDDDIFIVADADDFADGYKHRTRVFSRYLKDKSFLYRLNLTTIPYHFPEDDDEEIYKTYRFTLKCKTSDFRYISMIKAICNQDMGIKPSIFNRIYFINISRKTIFYIYDDRGCDLLATTPETVKEVYQKYNDWLLDYDRIAIDEIFK; the protein is encoded by the coding sequence ATGTTATTAAACGACTTTATGAGTCAAAATTTCCCGAACTTAGAACTGAGACCTCCCTTGTTTTATAATTGGAAAGTCGGTATCCGTTTTGAATTGGGTGTGGACTATGATAGTGATGATGCTCATGAAAATAGCCCCTATATACAAGGCGTATATAACAGGGCCATCACTTTATTTAAGTCTTTGCATAATCTTGACGATGATATTTTTATCGTTGCTGACGCAGACGATTTTGCAGATGGTTATAAACATAGAACAAGAGTTTTTTCTCGTTATCTGAAAGATAAATCGTTCTTATATCGATTGAACCTTACAACAATTCCATATCATTTTCCTGAAGATGATGATGAAGAAATATATAAAACATATCGATTCACCTTAAAATGCAAAACGTCTGACTTCAGGTACATTTCGATGATAAAAGCCATCTGCAATCAGGATATGGGTATAAAACCCAGTATTTTCAATAGGATCTATTTTATAAATATTAGCAGGAAAACTATATTTTACATATATGATGATAGAGGTTGTGATTTATTGGCGACCACGCCCGAAACTGTAAAAGAAGTTTATCAAAAATACAACGATTGGTTATTGGATTACGACAGAATTGCTATAGACGAGATATTCAAGTAA